A window of Leclercia adecarboxylata contains these coding sequences:
- the wcaE gene encoding colanic acid biosynthesis glycosyltransferase WcaE: MLLSVITVAFRNYEGVVKTWRSLRNLAGDPSLSFEWIVVDGGSNDGTAEFLEKLNGEYNLRYISEKDRGIYDAMNKGIDMAQGRYAIFLNSGDIFHDDVAQFVRQLSRANDNAMYMGDALLDFGDGNKVRRSAKPGWYIYHSLPASHQAIFFPLSGLKTYPYDLQYRVSSDYALTARLYKAGYPFKRLPGLVSEFSMGGVSTSNNLELCQDAKKVQREILRMPGALAELSYLLRLKTTGKTKALYNKA, from the coding sequence ATGTTACTCAGTGTTATTACTGTTGCCTTTCGTAACTACGAGGGTGTGGTAAAAACCTGGCGGTCACTGCGCAATCTGGCAGGCGATCCCAGCCTCAGTTTTGAATGGATTGTGGTGGATGGCGGTTCGAACGACGGCACCGCGGAGTTTCTGGAAAAACTCAATGGTGAGTATAACTTACGCTATATCAGCGAGAAGGATCGCGGTATCTACGATGCCATGAATAAGGGCATCGATATGGCGCAGGGGCGCTACGCCATTTTTCTGAACTCCGGCGATATTTTTCATGACGACGTGGCGCAGTTTGTGCGCCAGCTCAGCCGGGCGAACGATAACGCTATGTACATGGGTGACGCCTTACTCGATTTCGGTGATGGAAATAAAGTACGCCGGTCGGCGAAACCGGGCTGGTATATTTACCACAGCCTGCCCGCAAGCCATCAGGCGATTTTCTTTCCGCTGAGTGGATTAAAAACGTACCCGTACGATCTGCAATATCGCGTCTCATCGGATTACGCTCTGACCGCCCGACTCTATAAAGCCGGTTATCCGTTTAAACGCCTGCCGGGTCTGGTATCTGAATTTTCAATGGGCGGAGTGTCAACCTCGAATAATCTGGAATTGTGTCAGGACGCCAAAAAAGTGCAGCGCGAAATATTGCGCATGCCGGGTGCCCTCGCGGAATTATCTTATTTATTACGTCTTAAAACGACGGGTAAAACCAAAGCCTTATATAACAAAGCCTGA
- the wcaF gene encoding colanic acid biosynthesis acetyltransferase WcaF gives MQELSGFSVPKGFRGAGGIKVQLWWAVQATLFAWSPQIMYRWRAFLLRCFGAKIGKNAVIRPSVKITYPWKLTLGDNAWVGDDAVLYTLGDISIGANAVVSQKCYLCTGSHDYMSEHFDINAQPITIGEKCWLATDVFVAPGVSIGNGTVIGARSSVFKSLPANTLCRGNPAVVIRERVETE, from the coding sequence ATGCAGGAATTAAGCGGCTTCTCCGTGCCAAAAGGCTTTCGTGGCGCAGGGGGAATTAAGGTGCAGTTATGGTGGGCCGTACAGGCAACGTTATTTGCCTGGTCACCGCAAATTATGTATCGCTGGCGCGCATTTTTATTACGCTGCTTCGGCGCAAAAATCGGAAAAAACGCAGTCATTCGCCCCTCGGTAAAAATTACTTATCCGTGGAAATTAACCTTAGGGGATAACGCCTGGGTTGGCGACGACGCGGTGTTATACACCCTGGGCGATATTTCGATTGGTGCAAATGCGGTGGTGTCACAGAAATGCTACCTGTGCACCGGCAGCCACGATTACATGAGTGAACATTTTGATATTAACGCGCAGCCAATAACCATTGGCGAGAAATGCTGGCTGGCGACCGACGTATTTGTCGCCCCCGGCGTCTCAATTGGCAACGGTACCGTTATTGGCGCGCGCAGCAGTGTTTTTAAGTCGCTACCGGCAAATACGCTTTGCCGTGGCAATCCCGCAGTGGTGATACGCGAACGCGTTGAAACTGAATAA
- the wcaD gene encoding colanic acid polymerase WcaD: MSRSIRICSYLLLPLVYLLVNVKIAQLGESFPITIVTFLPLLLLLFVDKISVKKLMIALGMGVGLTAFNYIFGQSLDASKYVTSTMLFVYIVIIIGMVWSIRFKTISPHNYRKILRFFYLVISIIVSIAALEMAQIILTGGSSLMEIISKYLIYSNSYVLNFIKFGGKRTTALYFEPAFFALALISIWLSIKQFGIKTPKSDAMILAGIVLSGSFSGVMTFILFYLLEWAFQYLNKEAIKKKLPLAIISLSVFLVGVVFAFPYISERLGDLGTEGSSSYYRIIGPLVMVGYSLTHIDGVVRFGSLYEYVASFGIFNGADVGKTIDNGLYLLIIYFSWFAVLLTAWYLFKVFKMTISAFGDNQNFRVQLYLFTPVSLFFTGSIFSPEYAFLIVCPFILRKALNITHS, from the coding sequence CATCACTATCGTCACCTTCTTACCGCTGCTGCTGTTGCTGTTTGTCGACAAAATCAGCGTGAAGAAGCTGATGATAGCCCTGGGGATGGGCGTGGGCCTGACCGCATTCAACTACATTTTTGGGCAGTCGCTGGATGCCAGCAAATACGTCACCTCCACCATGCTGTTTGTTTATATTGTGATCATTATCGGCATGGTATGGAGTATTCGCTTTAAAACCATTTCGCCGCACAATTATCGGAAGATCCTCAGGTTCTTTTATCTGGTCATTAGCATCATCGTTTCTATTGCCGCCCTGGAGATGGCGCAAATTATTCTCACCGGCGGCAGTAGCCTGATGGAAATAATTTCGAAATATCTTATTTACAGTAATAGCTATGTACTGAATTTCATTAAATTTGGCGGAAAGCGCACCACCGCGCTCTATTTCGAACCGGCATTCTTCGCTCTGGCGTTAATCTCAATTTGGCTCAGCATCAAACAGTTTGGTATCAAAACGCCCAAGAGCGATGCTATGATTCTTGCAGGAATTGTTCTGTCAGGTTCGTTCTCCGGGGTAATGACCTTTATTCTGTTTTACCTTCTTGAATGGGCGTTTCAGTACCTGAATAAAGAGGCGATCAAGAAGAAGTTACCTTTAGCGATCATTTCATTGTCAGTGTTCTTAGTCGGGGTGGTGTTTGCCTTCCCGTATATATCTGAACGTCTGGGTGATTTAGGGACCGAAGGGTCATCATCGTATTATCGTATTATCGGTCCGCTGGTGATGGTAGGGTACTCTTTAACCCATATTGACGGCGTTGTCAGATTTGGCTCACTTTATGAATATGTCGCATCATTCGGAATCTTTAACGGTGCGGATGTCGGAAAAACAATAGACAATGGCTTGTATCTGCTGATTATTTATTTCTCATGGTTCGCAGTGTTATTAACGGCCTGGTATCTGTTTAAAGTTTTCAAAATGACGATCAGCGCTTTTGGTGATAATCAGAATTTTCGCGTTCAGCTTTATCTGTTTACGCCGGTGTCGCTGTTTTTTACCGGGTCAATATTTAGTCCGGAGTACGCATTTTTAATTGTTTGCCCGTTTATTTTGCGCAAAGCGCTTAATATTACCCATTCATAA